The Paenalcaligenes faecalis genome has a window encoding:
- a CDS encoding methyl-accepting chemotaxis protein: protein MLNNVKLRTYIAVTLLLFLLLAVVAAALSMMNLSSVLAALNSVSSQDAAVRAAIKVAEDGYSSALLTVVICAVLTLVLAIYTYFYLNTRLIQPLSYLQNHFDAIANGDLSQRIISKSTNEVGQVFESLRRMQDSLIRTLSAVRHGIVKISDDSDSIAGGNTSLSSRIEQQAAALQQTAASMEQLAGTVRQNADNAHQANQLAATASTVAQRGGQAVGEVVNTMQGISASSSKIADIVGVIDSIAFQTNILALNAAVEAARAGEQGRGFAVVASEVRALAQRSAQAAREITSLIEDSVSKVSEGSGQVERAGATMQEIVDSVKRVTDIMGEISAATIEQSSGIDQVNLAVSQMDVTTLQNAQMVEENARLAADMNTQVQVLNETLTGYQLADSQVIDIAARQVRARQQPVKKPALGNIGTNTVRKPAPNRAAPAGLSHTKTASSPVASAKKKASEIPGMNATSGKNEKLLRPDLSGTKNTSTEDDWVEF from the coding sequence ATGTTGAATAACGTAAAGCTTAGAACGTACATTGCTGTCACGTTGTTGCTGTTTTTGCTTTTGGCTGTCGTTGCGGCAGCCTTAAGTATGATGAATTTAAGCTCTGTATTGGCAGCGCTTAACTCTGTTTCCAGTCAGGATGCCGCTGTACGAGCGGCAATTAAGGTGGCAGAGGATGGTTATTCTAGTGCTTTATTAACAGTGGTTATTTGTGCGGTATTAACGCTAGTATTAGCGATTTATACTTACTTCTATCTTAATACTCGTCTGATTCAACCCCTGAGCTATTTACAGAATCATTTTGATGCTATTGCAAATGGAGATTTATCTCAACGGATCATAAGTAAAAGCACAAACGAGGTGGGGCAGGTTTTTGAGTCATTACGCCGGATGCAAGATAGCTTGATTCGTACATTAAGTGCGGTGCGTCATGGTATCGTTAAAATTAGCGATGACTCCGATAGTATTGCGGGGGGGAACACTAGCCTGAGCTCACGTATTGAGCAGCAAGCTGCTGCATTACAACAAACAGCAGCCAGTATGGAGCAATTAGCAGGCACAGTACGTCAAAATGCAGATAATGCGCATCAAGCAAATCAGTTAGCTGCAACTGCTTCAACCGTAGCCCAACGGGGTGGTCAGGCAGTTGGCGAGGTCGTTAATACGATGCAAGGCATTTCTGCCAGCTCAAGTAAAATTGCTGATATTGTTGGTGTTATTGATAGCATTGCTTTCCAGACGAATATCTTAGCCCTGAATGCGGCGGTAGAGGCTGCACGCGCCGGAGAACAGGGTCGTGGTTTTGCTGTGGTTGCCTCCGAGGTCCGAGCTTTAGCGCAACGTAGTGCGCAAGCTGCTCGTGAGATCACCTCTTTGATTGAGGATTCGGTCTCTAAGGTCAGCGAAGGTTCTGGGCAGGTAGAGCGTGCCGGTGCCACTATGCAAGAGATCGTTGACTCTGTAAAACGAGTCACGGATATTATGGGTGAAATCAGTGCTGCGACCATAGAGCAATCCAGTGGTATTGATCAGGTAAACTTAGCCGTCAGCCAAATGGATGTGACGACGTTGCAAAATGCGCAGATGGTAGAGGAAAATGCACGTTTAGCGGCAGATATGAATACACAGGTGCAGGTATTAAATGAAACCTTGACGGGGTATCAACTCGCAGACTCTCAAGTGATTGATATCGCTGCACGTCAGGTCAGAGCGCGTCAGCAACCAGTAAAAAAACCGGCTCTAGGCAATATAGGTACTAATACAGTTAGAAAGCCTGCTCCTAATCGAGCTGCTCCGGCTGGGTTATCTCATACCAAGACTGCATCCTCCCCAGTTGCATCAGCGAAGAAAAAAGCCTCTGAAATCCCTGGGATGAATGCAACCTCCGGTAAAAATGAAAAACTCTTACGTCCCGATCTAAGTGGAACTAAAAACACGTCGACTGAAGACGATTGGGTCGAGTTTTAA
- the flgL gene encoding flagellar hook-associated protein FlgL — MRISSALYFQTGLNSINKQQSDLVHTFQQLGSGKRMITAADDPLAAAQTITLGQSQSMNLRFAENRHVALRNLGEEENVLMSMIPQVNGAKTRLIEATNGTLSDADRTILAGVFEEMRDSIANLANSKDANGQYIFSGSKGSTAPFVLDDVTGRYEYKGDHVERLVQVDQTRRLPGSDNGADLLLRPTPGSTTFLTSGSNANFGSGIIGGVNITDPNTAATISKYELTYVEDATTNPPTEKIQVLEYGPTGVTTTLVPYDPSKEESTINLGSGVTVQLSGNLEKDDTFTLDNAQAKVGDETLNVLNTLTDVVNALKTPVDGDPVAKAKMHNVLNGAMQKLDMNYDNILTVRASVGARMNEIEAIDSSGKLQGLHLASEISRLEDLDYYSASTQLELRTSALEAAALAFKKIQSTNLFAINARG; from the coding sequence ATGCGTATTAGTTCTGCTCTCTATTTTCAGACTGGGCTTAATTCCATTAATAAGCAACAAAGCGATTTAGTGCATACCTTTCAGCAATTAGGTAGTGGCAAACGGATGATTACTGCAGCCGATGATCCTTTGGCTGCTGCGCAAACCATTACCTTGGGGCAGTCACAGTCTATGAATTTACGGTTTGCTGAAAACCGTCATGTGGCCTTGCGTAATTTGGGCGAGGAAGAGAATGTGTTGATGTCTATGATTCCGCAGGTGAATGGTGCAAAAACTCGTTTGATTGAAGCTACAAACGGTACGCTATCTGATGCGGATCGTACGATTTTAGCCGGTGTTTTTGAGGAAATGCGTGATTCTATTGCAAACTTAGCTAATTCTAAGGATGCGAACGGCCAGTATATTTTCAGTGGCTCTAAAGGCAGTACAGCGCCTTTTGTTTTGGATGATGTAACAGGGCGGTATGAATATAAAGGTGACCATGTAGAGCGTTTGGTTCAGGTGGATCAAACGCGCCGTCTTCCTGGTAGTGATAATGGCGCAGATTTATTATTACGCCCTACACCAGGCAGCACGACCTTTTTGACATCTGGGTCCAATGCTAATTTTGGCTCAGGGATTATAGGTGGTGTAAACATTACAGACCCAAATACAGCCGCAACGATATCTAAATATGAGTTGACTTATGTAGAGGATGCAACGACGAATCCACCTACAGAGAAAATACAGGTGCTTGAATATGGCCCCACTGGCGTTACGACTACACTAGTCCCTTATGACCCCTCCAAAGAGGAATCTACTATTAATTTAGGTTCAGGGGTAACGGTGCAACTTAGCGGTAACCTTGAAAAGGATGATACATTCACTCTAGATAATGCTCAAGCTAAAGTGGGTGATGAAACCTTGAATGTATTAAATACATTAACAGATGTAGTGAATGCGCTAAAAACCCCTGTTGATGGGGATCCGGTGGCTAAGGCGAAAATGCATAACGTCTTAAATGGTGCGATGCAGAAATTAGATATGAATTACGATAATATCCTGACAGTTCGAGCCTCTGTTGGTGCGCGCATGAATGAAATCGAGGCCATTGACTCCTCCGGTAAGCTACAGGGATTGCATTTAGCTTCCGAAATTTCACGTCTAGAAGATTTGGATTACTACTCTGCTTCTACACAACTAGAGTTACGCACCTCCGCACTAGAGGCAGCTGCTTTGGCTTTTAAGAAAATCCAGAGTACAAACCTATTTGCTATTAATGCCCGCGGTTAA
- the flgK gene encoding flagellar hook-associated protein FlgK codes for MNLFGLGLSALNTAQNNLQTTGHNINNAAVEGYNRQSVLTQTNGARATGAGYIGRGVQAVTVQRAYDGFLHNQLVKAQSDGAALVSYGNEIAQLNNLFADRTTGVSPAIQKFFDSVQAVASTPADPAARQEMIGRADSLATQINEANRFIDNQRHNLNTQIDTVVAQINSYVERIDDMNQQITKAKASGVGNHAPNDLLDQRDQLVSELNQLVGVKVLEQDGNFSLTLNSGQVLLGGPTIYPLHAVPSAADPKRYAIATTSGFINGKPVLAEVADTSIKSGQLGGLLQYRADTLDPAQNALGRLAVGMAVEFNQLHKQGFDLNSGVGTDFFKVSIADTATKAHSNKGTGEFKVDFIREDQDDPDSDVTGIAALTAQDYEIKFEGNAYHIRALPSGGWDEIDKPEGFEKDGLFIKLEGKAQEGDVWRLQPTRNSADSFKVEMRDPSKIAAAGKDDQGNALGTANGDIALDLAKLQSEKTLGMGSMSFNDAYSQLVNRVAVNSQQNSTAAKAQKNLIQQNYAAQQAVSGVNLNEEYVMLDRYADQFRAASRLIDVGSTLFDTILGLRN; via the coding sequence ATGAATTTATTCGGTCTAGGACTATCTGCACTTAATACTGCACAAAACAACCTGCAAACCACAGGTCATAACATTAATAATGCAGCAGTCGAAGGTTACAACCGCCAGTCTGTATTAACCCAGACCAATGGGGCGAGGGCAACGGGTGCAGGCTATATAGGGCGTGGCGTTCAGGCTGTGACGGTTCAACGTGCTTATGATGGTTTTTTGCATAATCAGCTCGTAAAAGCACAAAGCGACGGGGCGGCGCTTGTTTCCTACGGTAATGAAATCGCCCAGCTAAATAATTTATTTGCTGATCGTACTACAGGTGTTAGTCCAGCTATTCAAAAGTTCTTTGATAGTGTGCAGGCAGTGGCCTCTACACCCGCTGACCCTGCAGCGCGTCAAGAAATGATTGGCCGTGCTGATAGCTTGGCGACTCAAATCAACGAGGCGAACCGTTTTATTGATAATCAACGTCATAACCTCAACACGCAGATAGATACTGTGGTTGCGCAGATCAATAGTTACGTAGAGCGCATTGATGATATGAATCAGCAAATCACTAAAGCCAAGGCTTCAGGTGTAGGTAACCACGCACCTAATGATTTGCTAGATCAACGTGATCAACTTGTCAGTGAGTTGAACCAACTGGTCGGTGTTAAGGTTCTAGAGCAGGATGGTAATTTTAGCTTAACGCTAAACTCAGGACAGGTATTGTTGGGTGGGCCAACGATTTACCCTTTGCATGCTGTGCCTTCAGCTGCTGATCCAAAACGTTATGCGATTGCGACTACATCAGGCTTTATTAATGGTAAACCTGTTTTAGCAGAGGTCGCAGACACATCAATTAAGTCAGGACAGCTAGGTGGCTTGTTGCAATACCGTGCAGATACTCTTGATCCTGCTCAAAACGCGCTAGGTCGTTTAGCTGTGGGGATGGCTGTAGAGTTCAATCAGCTTCACAAACAGGGTTTTGATCTAAATAGTGGAGTCGGTACGGATTTTTTTAAGGTATCTATTGCAGACACAGCTACTAAAGCGCATTCCAATAAAGGAACTGGCGAGTTTAAGGTGGATTTTATACGTGAGGATCAGGATGATCCCGACTCAGACGTGACTGGTATTGCAGCGCTTACTGCCCAAGATTACGAAATTAAGTTTGAAGGTAATGCATACCATATTCGTGCCCTGCCATCAGGGGGGTGGGATGAGATTGATAAACCTGAAGGGTTTGAAAAAGATGGGTTGTTTATCAAACTTGAAGGTAAGGCACAAGAAGGGGATGTCTGGCGTTTACAGCCTACGCGTAACTCTGCTGACAGCTTTAAGGTCGAGATGAGGGACCCGTCTAAAATAGCGGCCGCAGGCAAAGATGATCAAGGTAATGCACTAGGTACCGCAAATGGCGATATTGCTTTGGATTTGGCTAAGCTTCAAAGTGAAAAAACCTTAGGGATGGGCTCAATGAGCTTTAACGATGCTTACTCACAGTTGGTTAACCGTGTAGCTGTTAACTCTCAGCAAAACAGCACAGCAGCGAAAGCTCAAAAAAATCTAATTCAGCAAAACTATGCGGCACAACAGGCTGTATCTGGTGTGAACCTTAACGAAGAATACGTCATGTTAGATCGTTATGCCGATCAGTTCCGTGCCGCATCACGTTTGATTGATGTAGGCTCTACCCTGTTTGACACCATTTTAGGTTTACGTAATTAA
- the flgJ gene encoding flagellar assembly peptidoglycan hydrolase FlgJ: MSAHYFPRPGASQPVSIFDSSQLAVLRKGVTGAQANEESQRQVAQQFEALFIQQLLKQARQTASGNGLFDSQAVRMSQSIGDEQMALNLSNPGFGLAEALIAQMKQAQGLSQELPSQRASVDANTTRLPHLRSDVGEKGRLIDAASLTALINKLSGVRSIDKVASAIGGAPKHIAEFVNKMRDAVQVASAETGIPAKLIMSQAALESGWGKREILMDDGSTSHNLFGIKATGSWKGGVATITTSEFVNGKMVKMKQPFRAYDSYADSLTDYARLISTSPRYESVLRASTAEEAARRVQDAGYATDPNYADKLISIMAYFDAGAQP; encoded by the coding sequence GTGTCTGCGCATTATTTTCCACGACCAGGGGCTAGCCAGCCCGTATCCATTTTTGACTCGTCGCAACTCGCTGTATTGCGTAAAGGGGTAACGGGCGCTCAAGCTAATGAGGAGTCTCAGCGGCAGGTGGCTCAGCAGTTCGAGGCCTTGTTTATTCAGCAACTTTTAAAACAAGCGCGCCAAACAGCAAGTGGCAATGGGCTGTTTGATAGTCAAGCGGTACGCATGAGTCAAAGTATTGGTGATGAGCAGATGGCGTTGAACCTGTCTAATCCAGGATTTGGTTTAGCAGAGGCGTTGATTGCACAAATGAAGCAAGCCCAAGGATTATCGCAAGAACTCCCTTCGCAACGGGCTTCGGTCGATGCAAATACAACTCGCTTGCCACATTTGCGTTCGGATGTAGGTGAAAAAGGGCGCCTGATTGACGCCGCCTCATTAACTGCATTGATCAACAAGCTTTCTGGTGTGCGTTCTATTGATAAGGTGGCCTCAGCCATTGGTGGAGCACCAAAACATATCGCCGAGTTTGTGAATAAAATGCGTGATGCGGTACAGGTTGCTTCGGCAGAAACAGGGATTCCAGCAAAACTGATCATGAGCCAAGCCGCCTTAGAATCAGGGTGGGGTAAAAGAGAAATCCTCATGGATGATGGCTCAACCAGTCATAATTTATTTGGTATTAAAGCGACGGGTAGTTGGAAAGGTGGAGTGGCAACTATTACCACCTCTGAGTTTGTGAATGGCAAAATGGTAAAAATGAAACAGCCTTTCCGAGCTTATGATTCTTATGCTGATTCGTTAACTGATTATGCACGATTAATCAGCACGAGCCCTCGCTATGAGTCCGTGCTACGTGCAAGCACAGCTGAAGAGGCCGCGCGCCGAGTTCAAGACGCAGGCTATGCGACGGACCCTAATTATGCAGATAAGTTAATTTCCATCATGGCTTACTTTGATGCGGGTGCACAGCCCTAA